A genomic window from Triticum urartu cultivar G1812 chromosome 7, Tu2.1, whole genome shotgun sequence includes:
- the LOC125519661 gene encoding uncharacterized protein LOC125519661 isoform X2 codes for MASGSTCSGSVPLGRRGLVSCAHSLDCRADDAPPLPPDLEKVVYELIVGFYDQAFDRLPCERIPGLLDLLATGGCGTCPGLLAPVSTIILNTPALPPEGAAAAASTAPPATKKSKRLVRNDWHEIANRSCQSLLAFLMVYFGCLEKEQAARYLYWADANLSLAVMLIQHDLYVEGEEAVLDPESDRTQAALEWAATMAGHPSPGVLTQLMSSRLKEDDFHLLEKLLFSAADGPLKVDDVGAIDRILRMMMSPPCVATISRKGPILHVRKNLDAVWSTTPSTTEDTATALCWDGKPISSLQCGLSDKLQRCLGRADGLEQYLKKTPCSVDACDYLQTLKMRLHGMIHNFCIKALKLLPTPSGSPMCGFLMAGHCYGSMDPVSNIIVNSIWYNFLGGPLPASEGSKIEQYNDILDPLSLLRTQVHSLKGLMELATFAGPQFSTEACALELLCGTKCDIVDMLQSSLKMIKKNHFHEAAKAAGHPLPLQLGELHRLLVVFPEQRSVLLSFMTEARTDGTVLRLDDMTLHIRGMWSRYSKVRVGCYEQAPDLFPESRRLVSSMRSQYEEGRSWFRSKIEQVLKDYTTQHFWEPQYKLDIICGVEEINQSCPPSGKMCYRVNFTATSDLQLQRTLFFAEFLFSGGPRPETCCPLPYEYAGRCYSGVLTARKIVYPDDAKYIPHDITHDGTCHVDDMLEMDFVLSSEKDVELVEKLNKMHTEEMWGYSWKG; via the exons ATGGCTTCTGGATCTACTTGTTCCGGCTCTGTTCCCCTTGGGAGGAGGGGGCTGGTGTCTTGCGCGCACAGCCTCGACTGCCGCGCCGACGACGCGCCTCCTCTCCCCCCCGACCTTGAAAAGGTCGTCTACGAGCTCATCGTCGGCTTCTACGACCAGGCGTTCGACCGGCTGCCCTGCGAGAGGATTCCGGGCCTCctcgacctcctcgccaccggcgGGTGCGGCACCTGCCCCGGCCTCCTCGCCCCCGTCTCCACCATCATCCTCAACACCCCCGCCCTCCCCCCCGAAGGCGCCGCCGCCGCAGCTTCCACCGCTCCACCCGCCACAAAGAAGTCCAAAAGACTAGTGCGCAACGACTGGCACGAAATTGCAAACAGGTCCTGCCAAAGTCTCCTGGCCTTCCTCATGGTATACTTCGGATGCCTCGAAAAGGAACAGGCCGCCCGCTACCTCTACTGGGCCGACGCCAATCTCAGCCTCGCCGTCATGCTCATCCAACACGATCTCTATGTGGAGGGTGAAGAAGCAGTACTGGACCCTGAATCCGACAGGACGCAGGCTGCCCTCGAGTGGGCGGCCACCATGGCAGGTCACCCTTCGCCCGGCGTTTTGACTCAGCTCATGTCATCCCGGCTCAAAGAGGACGACTTTCACCTTCTGGAGAAGCTACTCTTTTCAGCAGCAGATGGCCCTCTCAAGGTTGATGATGTCGGAGCCATAGACCGCATATTGCGCATGATGATGAGCCCGCCCTGTGTTGCCACCATAAGCAGAAAAGGGCCAATTCTCCATGTCCGTAAGAACCTCGACGCTGTGTGGTCGACCACCCCCTCCACTACAGAGGACACCGCCACCGCCCTCTGCTGGGACGGAAAACCCATCTCGTCGCTGCAGTGCGGACTGTCTGACAAGCTGCAACGTTGCCTGGGAAGAGCGGATGGCCTGGAACAATATTTGAAGAAGACCCCGTGCAGCGTTGACGCCTGCGATTACCTGCAGACTCTCAAGATGCGCCTCCACGGTATGATTCACAACTTCTGCATCAAGGCGCTCAAGCTGCTGCCCACACCATCGGGCTCGCCTATGTGTGGCTTCCTCATGGCCGGCCACTGCTACGGCTCCATGGACCCTGTCTCTAACATCATCGTCAACTCCATTTGGTACAACTTCCTTGGCGGTCCTCTCCCAGCGTCTGAAGGCAGCAAGATTGAGCAATACAATGACATACTTGACCCCCTATCTCTGCTCCGCACACAGGTCCACTCCCTCAAGGGCCTTATGGAGCTCGCCACATTCGCCGGCCCCCAGTTCTCAACAGAGGCTTGTGCTCTAGAGTTGCTCTGCGGTACAAAATGCGACATTGTTGACATGTTACAATCATCGCTAAAGATGATTAAAAAGAACCACTTCCATGAAGCTGCCAAGGCCGCTGGACACCCTCTACCGCTTCAGCTGGGTGAACTGCACCGGCTGCTGGTGGTGTTCCCCGAGCAGCGAAGCGTGCTGCTCTCCTTTATGACCGAGGCTCGAACTGACGGTACCGTGTTGCGCCTTGATGACATGACACTTCATATTAGGGGCATGTGGAGCAGATACTCGAAGGTTCGTGTCGGCTGCTATGAGCAAGCTCCTGATCTTTTTCCAGAGTCTCGGAGGTTGGTGTCTAGCATGAGATCACAGTATGAGGAGGGGAGGAGCTGGTTCCGTTCAAAGATTGAACAGGTGCTGAAGGATTACACGACCCAGCATTTTTGG GAACCACAGTATAAACTTGATATTATCTGTGGCGTGGAGGAAATCAACCAAAGCTGCCCCCCCTCGGGTAAGATGTGCTACCGCGTGAACTTCACTGCTACTTCTGATTTGCAGCTTCAGAGGACGCTATTCTTCGCCGAGTTTTTGTTCTCAGGTGGGCCAAGGCCAGAGACCTGCTGCCCTCTACCCTATGAGTATGCAG GCCGTTGCTACTCTGGCGTGCTTACCGCAAGGAAAATCGTGTATCCAGATGACGCCAAATACATCCCGCACGATATCACCCATGACGGTACCTGCCACGTGGATGACATGCTAGAGATGGACTTCGTCCTCAGTTCCGAGAAAGACGTGGAGCTTGTGGAGAAACTCAACAAGATGCACACTGAAGA GATGTGGGGTTACAGTTGGAAGGGATAA
- the LOC125519661 gene encoding uncharacterized protein LOC125519661 isoform X1, with the protein MASGSTCSGSVPLGRRGLVSCAHSLDCRADDAPPLPPDLEKVVYELIVGFYDQAFDRLPCERIPGLLDLLATGGCGTCPGLLAPVSTIILNTPALPPEGAAAAASTAPPATKKSKRLVRNDWHEIANRSCQSLLAFLMVYFGCLEKEQAARYLYWADANLSLAVMLIQHDLYVEGEEAVLDPESDRTQAALEWAATMAGHPSPGVLTQLMSSRLKEDDFHLLEKLLFSAADGPLKVDDVGAIDRILRMMMSPPCVATISRKGPILHVRKNLDAVWSTTPSTTEDTATALCWDGKPISSLQCGLSDKLQRCLGRADGLEQYLKKTPCSVDACDYLQTLKMRLHGMIHNFCIKALKLLPTPSGSPMCGFLMAGHCYGSMDPVSNIIVNSIWYNFLGGPLPASEGSKIEQYNDILDPLSLLRTQVHSLKGLMELATFAGPQFSTEACALELLCGTKCDIVDMLQSSLKMIKKNHFHEAAKAAGHPLPLQLGELHRLLVVFPEQRSVLLSFMTEARTDGTVLRLDDMTLHIRGMWSRYSKVRVGCYEQAPDLFPESRRLVSSMRSQYEEGRSWFRSKIEQVLKDYTTQHFWEPQYKLDIICGVEEINQSCPPSGKMCYRVNFTATSDLQLQRTLFFAEFLFSGGPRPETCCPLPYEYAGRCYSGVLTARKIVYPDDAKYIPHDITHDGTCHVDDMLEMDFVLSSEKDVELVEKLNKMHTEETTRGFSGSNTQALCYYKFSNEKGVVTL; encoded by the exons ATGGCTTCTGGATCTACTTGTTCCGGCTCTGTTCCCCTTGGGAGGAGGGGGCTGGTGTCTTGCGCGCACAGCCTCGACTGCCGCGCCGACGACGCGCCTCCTCTCCCCCCCGACCTTGAAAAGGTCGTCTACGAGCTCATCGTCGGCTTCTACGACCAGGCGTTCGACCGGCTGCCCTGCGAGAGGATTCCGGGCCTCctcgacctcctcgccaccggcgGGTGCGGCACCTGCCCCGGCCTCCTCGCCCCCGTCTCCACCATCATCCTCAACACCCCCGCCCTCCCCCCCGAAGGCGCCGCCGCCGCAGCTTCCACCGCTCCACCCGCCACAAAGAAGTCCAAAAGACTAGTGCGCAACGACTGGCACGAAATTGCAAACAGGTCCTGCCAAAGTCTCCTGGCCTTCCTCATGGTATACTTCGGATGCCTCGAAAAGGAACAGGCCGCCCGCTACCTCTACTGGGCCGACGCCAATCTCAGCCTCGCCGTCATGCTCATCCAACACGATCTCTATGTGGAGGGTGAAGAAGCAGTACTGGACCCTGAATCCGACAGGACGCAGGCTGCCCTCGAGTGGGCGGCCACCATGGCAGGTCACCCTTCGCCCGGCGTTTTGACTCAGCTCATGTCATCCCGGCTCAAAGAGGACGACTTTCACCTTCTGGAGAAGCTACTCTTTTCAGCAGCAGATGGCCCTCTCAAGGTTGATGATGTCGGAGCCATAGACCGCATATTGCGCATGATGATGAGCCCGCCCTGTGTTGCCACCATAAGCAGAAAAGGGCCAATTCTCCATGTCCGTAAGAACCTCGACGCTGTGTGGTCGACCACCCCCTCCACTACAGAGGACACCGCCACCGCCCTCTGCTGGGACGGAAAACCCATCTCGTCGCTGCAGTGCGGACTGTCTGACAAGCTGCAACGTTGCCTGGGAAGAGCGGATGGCCTGGAACAATATTTGAAGAAGACCCCGTGCAGCGTTGACGCCTGCGATTACCTGCAGACTCTCAAGATGCGCCTCCACGGTATGATTCACAACTTCTGCATCAAGGCGCTCAAGCTGCTGCCCACACCATCGGGCTCGCCTATGTGTGGCTTCCTCATGGCCGGCCACTGCTACGGCTCCATGGACCCTGTCTCTAACATCATCGTCAACTCCATTTGGTACAACTTCCTTGGCGGTCCTCTCCCAGCGTCTGAAGGCAGCAAGATTGAGCAATACAATGACATACTTGACCCCCTATCTCTGCTCCGCACACAGGTCCACTCCCTCAAGGGCCTTATGGAGCTCGCCACATTCGCCGGCCCCCAGTTCTCAACAGAGGCTTGTGCTCTAGAGTTGCTCTGCGGTACAAAATGCGACATTGTTGACATGTTACAATCATCGCTAAAGATGATTAAAAAGAACCACTTCCATGAAGCTGCCAAGGCCGCTGGACACCCTCTACCGCTTCAGCTGGGTGAACTGCACCGGCTGCTGGTGGTGTTCCCCGAGCAGCGAAGCGTGCTGCTCTCCTTTATGACCGAGGCTCGAACTGACGGTACCGTGTTGCGCCTTGATGACATGACACTTCATATTAGGGGCATGTGGAGCAGATACTCGAAGGTTCGTGTCGGCTGCTATGAGCAAGCTCCTGATCTTTTTCCAGAGTCTCGGAGGTTGGTGTCTAGCATGAGATCACAGTATGAGGAGGGGAGGAGCTGGTTCCGTTCAAAGATTGAACAGGTGCTGAAGGATTACACGACCCAGCATTTTTGG GAACCACAGTATAAACTTGATATTATCTGTGGCGTGGAGGAAATCAACCAAAGCTGCCCCCCCTCGGGTAAGATGTGCTACCGCGTGAACTTCACTGCTACTTCTGATTTGCAGCTTCAGAGGACGCTATTCTTCGCCGAGTTTTTGTTCTCAGGTGGGCCAAGGCCAGAGACCTGCTGCCCTCTACCCTATGAGTATGCAG GCCGTTGCTACTCTGGCGTGCTTACCGCAAGGAAAATCGTGTATCCAGATGACGCCAAATACATCCCGCACGATATCACCCATGACGGTACCTGCCACGTGGATGACATGCTAGAGATGGACTTCGTCCTCAGTTCCGAGAAAGACGTGGAGCTTGTGGAGAAACTCAACAAGATGCACACTGAAGA GACTACTCGTGGCTTCAGTGGCAGCAACACACAAGCATTGTGCTACTATAAATTTTCAAATGAGAAAGGTGTGGTAACTCTTTAA
- the LOC125521972 gene encoding uncharacterized protein LOC125521972: MAQSHDQVLASASLLHLPVTVLPVPLGDLAAPTTPSSALKVMMLLLGGGFPLAVVPSGGCLSSEFLVPLFSDDDAVDWLLILVWSRWFSCGGGAVHRSCFRCPPELLPHLVQLRHCRRHQGPGDVVVVVGPPVAVLTSRGAVVVVLSTGSPAGAVDVRVR, translated from the exons ATGGCGCAGTCCCATGACCAGGTGCTCGCCTCCGCCTCCCTCCTGCACCTTCCGGTGACCGTGCTCCCTGTCCCGCTCGGCGACCTCGCTGCTCCGACGACCCCAAGCTCCGCCTTAAAG GTCATGATGCTGTTGCTAGGCGGTGGTTTTCCGTTGGCGGTGGTGCCTTCCGGTGGTTGTCTGTCATCGGAGTTCCTGGTGCCGCTCTTCTCTGACGATGATGCTGTGGATTGGCTGCTGATTTTGGTTTGGTCACGGTGGTTTTCCTGTGGTGGTGGTGCTGTCCATCGGAGCTGCTTCCGTTGCCCACCGGAGCTCCTGCCGCACCTTGTTCAGCTCCGTCACTGCCGACGTCATCAAG GTCCCGGTGATGTTGTGGTTGTGGTGGGTCCTCCGGTGGCGGTGCTGACATCCAGGGGTGCTGTGGTGGTGGTGCTGTCCACCGGATCTCCTGCTGGTGCTGTCGACGTCCGTGTCCGCTGA